The following is a genomic window from Spirosoma foliorum.
GAATTTGCAGGGGCAACGCTACTGGCAGAACGTTGGCAAACAGCGGAAGCATCCTTGAATCATCTCCAGCAGGAACTGGCTCAGGCCCCAGAGCCAATTTATCATACCTATCGTACGCTACTGAGAATGGGCGAACCAACCGGAGTCGTGAACCAGTTGCTGGCCAAAGAGACGACTAAATTTGATCTGGTCGTGCTGGGAGCCACCGGATCGGGTTGGAGTGAGCTATTGGGAAGCGTGGCCACCGAAATGGTTCGGGAAGCCAAAACCAATGTTCTGGTTGTGCCGGACGACGCCCCGATTCGGCCAGTTGACCGACTTGTTCTGGCAACCGATTACCGATCAATCGTTGACGTACAGTCACTTCGATTGCTGAGCGAATTGGCCAACCGGAAAGCCGCCTGGTTAACCCTACTGACCATCGAAAATCCGCTAGGTACCAAGGCACCAGCGTCAGAGCTTAGCCGCCAATATGTTCTCAGGGCTTTGGAAAGTGTTTTGACCGATACCTATACCATCCATGACGACAACGTATTACACGGCATTGATGCGTATGTAAAAACGCATACCGTCGATTTGCTGGTGATGCTTCCGCACCACAAAAGCTTTTTTGATGTGCTGCTTCACAAAAGTGTCAGCCGGTCTGTAGCGTTCCATCCTTCAGTGCCGTTGCTGAGCCTGTACGACATTAATCATCAGTCGATTAGCCTAAATGAATCATCCGCACTGGATAAAATTCCGTTTGCTACTTTTTTGTAAATCAGACCATGAGAACCGAAAAATACCGTCAGTTAATCGATGTTCACTTACTACACCGGGTGTGGCAGAGTGAACTGGATATTGCACTTCAGGAAGTGAATTTTTGGGAAGTACTTCTCAACTCCCTACACGCGGATACAGAGCCTGCCCCATCCGCACGCGACGAAGCCTGGAAGACCGAACTGGCCCAGCTCCATCATTTTCGACGACTCATCAAGCGGTTACAGGAAGAAATGCAGCAGCTTGATGAACAAATAGCTGCCGGTGTCCGCGTCGACCACGTTTTGGATACCGATTCACGGCTCACCCACCAGTATGTCCAGACAGAGATGGATAGTTTTCACGCCGATTTCCGAGTCTTTAAAACGGAAATCCGGCAATATATAACGGCTCAACCGACATTCTGATTCGCAATCATCACAAAAAGCCCGGCATCTACTTTTGCCTTACTTACCCAATAACCGTTAACGCGTATTGGATACTTCGTTTTTCGATATCCTTAATCAATCAACCTATGATACCATCGACAATGAAAGCGGCTGTTGCCCGGAGTTACGGTCAGCCTCTCCAGATTGAAGAAGTTCCCGTGCCAACCGTTACACCGGGGCGCATTTTAGTAAAAGTGGCGGCCTGCGGAGTTTGCCACACCGACCTGCACGCGATCAATGGCGACTGGCCGGTTAAGGCGAACCTACCTCTGATTCCGGGCCACGAGGGTGTGGGTACCGTAGTCGCTATTGGTGAGGGCGTAACCCATGTACAGGTTGGGGACCGGGTTGGGGTTCCCTGGCTGTATACGGCCTGTGGCCATTGTGAACATTGTCATACGGGCTGGGAAACCCTCTGCGAGAGCCAGCAAAATACCGGCTACTCGGTACAGGGCAGCTATGCCGAATATGTACTGGCCGATCCAAATTATGTCGGTCATTTACCAGATTCCTTATCCTTCGAGGAAGCCGCTCCCATTTTGTGTGCAGGTGTTACGGTTTACAAAGGGTTGAAAGAAACCGAAGTCAAGCCCGGCCAGTGGGTCGTTATTTCCGGCATTGGCGGGTTAGGGCATATGGCGATTCAATACGCCAAAGCGATGGGTATGAAAGTAGCAGCCGTCGATATTCAGGACGATAAATTAGCCTTGGCGAAAAGTGTGGGGGCAGATCTGCTGATTAATGCCGCTACTGAAGACCCCGTTGTCGCGATCCAGCAACGCATCAAAGGGGCACACGGCGTACTGGTTACAGCCGTATCCCGCTCTGCTTTTGCGCAGGGCGTTGGTATGCTTCGTCGGCATGGGACTATGGCGCTGGTTGGGTTACCACCGGGTGATTTTGACATGAATATCTTCGATCTGGTATTGACCCGAAAAACAATACGGGGATCGATTGTGGGTACGCGGCAGGATCTGGTCGAGAGTTTGGCGCTGGCTGCCGATGGAAAAGTAAAGGTTCATTATCATTCCGATCGACTGGAGAATATCAATCAGGTACTAGCCGATATGACGGCCGGTAAAATAGATGGACGGGTTGTGCTCCGTATTTCTGACACTAAAGAAGAGCACCAAACACAGCTTAACTACACACTGGCTGACGTAATCGCCTAAAAAGATGCGAGTAAGACTATAGAACTTTCGTTCAAAGCCGTGCCCCGGTTAATTATACAGTTCAACAGAACCGGGGTTCGGCTTTAAGCGAAAGTCCTAAAATAAACACGAAGCAGCTCACTTACTCCGAAGCAACTTTTAGAAAACAAGTTTCAATAGCCACGACCAGCGCATCATAGTCAGCATAGGTAATTGGCTTTTTGAGATAGGCATTTACCCCCTTTTTATAGGCTGAATGAATTTGCTCGGGATGGTTGCTGGTCGACAGCATAACCGTTGGCATGTATTTTAAATCAGGTGATGCGCGAATCTGATCCAGCACCTCAAATCCATTCATTAAGGGCATATTGATATCCAGAAGTACCAGATCGAAATTCGGACGGTTTAACGGTGTTGCAAGTTGCCTTAAGGCATCGGCTCCGTCCAGTGCTTCATAGACAATGGCTTCTTTTATGCGTCGTTCTATTGCCTTTCGCAAAAACAAACGATCATCGTCGTCATCATCGGTTATGAGTATTCGTGTCTGGTTCATGGCAAAGAGGAATTAAGTGAAGTTGGGTTAGTAAGCGAAAGGAGTTGCCAGGTATAGCGGGCAATGATAATTTCTTCATTCGTGGGAATAACACGCACTATAGGCGTATGCCCTTCTGGCGAGATAATAGCCGCACTCGATGTGTTCCGTTCTGGGTTAATTTTGATTCCAAGGAAATCAAGTTGATCACAAATGCGGGCCCGAATAGCAGGCGCATTTTCGCCAATGCCACCCGTAAAGATCAGTGTATCAACACCATTCAGTACGGTAGCCATCGCTCCCAGTTGTTTTCGGGCCAGATAACAAAACAGGTCAATGGCCTGAGCTGCCGCCTGATTATGACTTTCCTGTTGAAGCAGTTCCTGCATGTCGGAGCTTATGCCCGAAACACCCTGTAGGCCCGATTCATCATTCAGCAAATGGCTCAGCGTGGATGCATCCATCTGCCTATTCCTGATTAGATATAACAAAACACCAGGGTCGAGGTCGCCCGTTCGGGTACCCATCATTAAACCGCCAGTTGGTGTAAAGCCCATCGTTGTGTCCAGACTTTTTCCCTGATAAACAGCGGCCATACTGGCACCATTTCCCAGGTGTGCAATTAAAACACGTCCCTGAGCCGCTACTGGGCCAGCCTCTTTTGCCAATTGATTTACTACATACTCATAAGACAATCCGTGGAATCCGTAGCGGATAAGACCTTCATCGGCCAGTTGTCGGGGTAGCGGTAACCGGGTTGCGGTATCAGGCATAGTCCTATGAAAGGACGTATCAAAGCAAACCACTTGGGGCAGATCAGGGTATAGTTGACTAACCGTTTCAATCAAACTAATTTCTGCGGGCAAATGGTCAGGTGCCAGAGGAATCAATAGCCTTAAATCGGTCAACAGTTCTGGGGTGACCCGTTGCGGTGTTCGATGCGATCCTCCATGCACCAACCGGTGTCCTACCGCGCTAAGTTTGACGTTCGTTTGTGTAGAAAGCCAGTTGAAGAGCGTTGTGAGGGCAGTGGCATGGTCTGGCAAATCGTGTTGACTAACATGCGTCTGATTCGATTGGTCGGTTACCTGAAACTGCCCATTCGGCAAACCGATACGGGTTAATTTGCCCGCCAGACACAGTTGTTCATCAGGGGTATAAACGGCAAATTTTAAACTTGACGACCCACTGTTCAGAATAAGTGCTAAGCTGGTTACCTTTTGAAAACCTTCATCCATAATCAGGAAATACAGCCATTGGTCAGGCGGGCTACGTTTCGTTTGTAAAGCTGAGAAATACATGTATCAACAGCTATGATACGACTCATTCAAACAACTGTTTGGTATCACTCGTTCTGATAAAAATCAACGGGCTACCTGCTTCCTCTCAGATCGATAACGGTGACGAACACCGATCTTCGACTCCGAAACGCATACACACCCATTCTCTTCTCGTATGGATTCTACGGTTGCCCCCTTCTCTCGACAAATCGCTTATTTTTCGATGGAGTTTGCCTACGTGCAGGCTCTTAAAACCTATTCAGGTGGCCTTGGTTTTCTGGCCGGCTCCCACATGCGAAGCGCCTATGAGCTGCATCAACCGATCGTAGCCGTGGGCATTCTGTGGAAGTATGGCTATTATGATCAGGTGCGTAAGGCGGATCAGACGATGGATGTGCTATTCATGGAAAAGCACTATAGTTTTCTGGAACCAACCAATCTGAAATTTCAGATTCTGGTCAACCACGCGCCCGTCTGGGTCACGGCTTATTACCTGCCGCCAACGGTTTTTGAGACTGTACCTACCTATTTTTTATCAACAGATTTGCCCGAGAACGACTACCTGGCGCAAACGATCTGTCATAAACTCTACGACCCGAATCCGGAAACCCGTATTGCGTCGAGTATTCTGTTGGGCATTGGCGGAGCTAAATTGCTGGAACAGTTACACATTACTCCCGATGTGTACCACATGAACGAGAGCCACCCCTTGCCCCTCGGGTTTTACTTATACAATCAGTTAGGAAGCCTGGAAGCCGTTCGGGAACGACTGGTGTTTACAACGCACACACCCGAAGAGGCTGGTAATCCACGAACGGATATTCGCTTATTAGATCGGATGGGCTTTTTTGATGAATTGCCGTTAGAAACCGTTCGTCAACTTACGGGCATCAACGATGATTTGTTTAACTGGGCATTAGGCGCACTTCGGATGGCGGGAAGAGCGAATGCCGTCTCGAAGAAACATCAGCAGGTCAGTGAGCAAATGTGGCAAGGGGTTTCGGCTATTTGCCCAATACTAGCGATCACAAACGCCCAGAATCAAACCTTTTGGGGTGACCCTGCATTAAACCAGGCAGCAGCGACGAACGACGATACTACCCTCCAAACCCGAAAGCGAATCAATAAAAAAGCCTTGTTCGAATTGGTTGCGAATCAGACGGGCGACCTGTTCAAGCCCGAGGTATTTACACTGGTCTGGGCACGTCGGTTTGCGGGCTACAAACGGGCGGATTTGCTACTAACCGATTTGGCTCGATTTGATCGGCTACTCACCAATTCACGCTATCCCCTGCAAATTATCTGGGCAGGAAAGCCCTATCCGTTCGATTATTCCAGTATCGGTACGTTCGATCGACTGGTGCATGTTTCCAAACAATACGCCAATTGTGCCGTGCTGATTGGCTACGAACTCTATCTCTCTAAACTTCTCAAACAAGGAGCGGATCTATGGTTGAATACCCCGCGCCTGACGCGCGAAGCATCGGGCACCAGCGGTATGACGGCCGCTATGAATGGAGCCATTAACTGCTCGACGAACGACGGTTGGATTCCTGAATTTGCCCGTAATGGGCAGAATAGTTTTGTATTACCTGAGGCTGACCTGAGCGGGCCAGTGCATGAGCAGGATGCCTTCGATGCCGATAACCTATATACGTTATTGGAGACAGTCATCTTACCAATGTATTATGAGCAGCCTCAGGAGTGGGCACGGCTTATGGCAAACAGTATTCAGGACGTTGTACCTTACTTCGATTCGAATCGGATGGCCAGCGATTATTACGAGAAACTGTACTCACTTCCGCAGGCCATTTATTCGCGGGGAGAAGCCGTGGCGGTTTAATTTTTGTCATCCCGACGTCAGGAGGGATCTTCGGCAACTGGTTATTTACCGAAGATCCCTCCTGATGTCGGGATGACATAAAACTAGTATAATTCTATTCGTAAATCCTCCATAATTCGCGTTAATTAGGATTGATGTTGCCGATTCTGTCTGGCCGAAAAATGTCGGTAAAACCAGTGCTTCAGTAGTTCTGCCGATACAACATAAACGCCAACGATACCCAGTACCGCTCCATATAAGGGAATAGGCAGTGGGCTGAAACCAAACAGGCGACCGAGAGACGTCAGTGGCAATAGCACGACGACAATGGCGACAAAACCTGTGGCGATGGCCAGCCATTTACCCGGTTTGGCACGATAAAACGCCCGGCGTGTACGAACGACCAGTACGATGGTTGACGCTGACAGAACCGACTCGACAAACCAACCCGTCTGGAACAAACTCTCATTGGTTTTGAATAGCCAGATCAATACGCCAAAACTGATATAGTCGAATAGAGAGCTGAGAAGGCCAAAGCTTATCATAAACCGCCGAATAAACCCCAGATCCCACTGGGTAGGCTTTCTGACACCTTCAGCATCAACATGGTCGGAGCCAATGGTCATTTCTGGGAGGTCGGTGAGCAGGTTCGTTAACAGAATCTGCGTGGGTAACAGCGGCAGGAACGGCAAAAATAACGACGCTCCCGCCATGCTGAACATGTTACCGAAGTTGGCACTGGTGGCCATGAAAATGTATTTCATGGTGTTGGCAAATGTCCGGCGACCTTCCCGAATCCCGTCGATCAATACGTTTAAGTTTTGTTGAAGCAGTACAATGTCTGCCGATTCTTTGGCCACGTCTACGGCAGAATCGACCGAAATGCCGACATCGGCTGCGTGCAGAGCACTGGCGTCATTAATGCCATCGCCCATGTACCCAACCACATAACCCGATTTTTGTAGCGCCAGGATTATGCTTTCTTTTTGATTCGGCTCAACTTCGGCAAATACATGAACGTCAGTCACTTTTTTTCGTAAGGCTTCTGTACTCAGTTGCTGCAAGGATGATCCAGTTAGTACCTCGGGACAGTCGATTCCCATTTGACGCGCGACGCATTTGGCTACCAGCCCATTATCGCCGGTAATCATTTTTAGTTGAATGCCAAGCCTTTTCAGGTCAGTCAACGTTTGGGCAATCCCGACTTTGGGCGGATCAACTAAGGTAATGAATCCCAGGAAGGTCATGCCGACCTCATCCCGTTTTTCGATGTCGCGTTTCCCATTGGTTAGTTTGGTGGCGAGGCCCAACGTTCGAAATCCCTGACCACTAAGTTGCTCATACAGTGCTTCAATCGCTGCCAGGCAGTCGGCCAGTGGTACAATAGAGCCTGCTCCCGCATCCACAAATTGGCATACATCCAGAATGTTTTGCAAAGCTCCCTTGGTGGTCATCACCGTCTGCCCCTCAATTTCCGTCAGAATGGTGAGCCGTTTTCGGATAAAATCATAGGGAATTTCATCGACACGCGCATAGAGTGATACATCCGTTTGGTTGAATGCCAGAATGGCCTCATCAATTGGATTGCGAAATCCCTGTTGAAGCTGCGCATTGATGCTGGCCATTAATTGTGCACGTGTTGAGGGGTGCCCTTTGCTGTCTATAATCCGGTCTACCCGAACATGCCCTTCCGTTAAGGTTCCCGTTTTATCTGAACAGAGAACGTTCATGCTCCCAATGTTTTCGATGGACGAGAGTCGCTTGACAATTACCTGCTGTTTGGCCATTCGGCTGGCTCCTTTAGCCAGGTTGATGCTGATAATGGCCGGTAATAGTTGTGGTGTCAGGCCAACGGCAATCGCCAATGAAAACAGAAAGGCGTTCAATACGGGCTTATGCAGTCCCACATTAATGGCAAATATGAGAATGACCAACAGAAGCGTAATTTCCATAAGTAAGTAGCCGAATTGCCGAATACCCCGCTCAAAATCCGTTTCAGGTGGCATACTGCTGATTCGCTGGGCAATATGACCAAGTTCGGTTTGCTGTCCGGTTTGAACAATAACCGCCCGACCACTTCCACTCACCACGTGAGAACCCATGAACAGTGCGTTATGCCGTTTGGCAATGGGTAAATCGGCAGTGAGTACGTCAGGATGTTTATCGACGGGGTAGGTTTCGCCCGTCAGCGCGGCTTCATTAACGAATAATTCGTTGGCATTCAGCAAATAACAATCAGCAGGAATAAGATCACCGGCCCGCAGGCTTACCACGTCGCCCGGCACAAGTTCTTCAACAGGAATGTCGATTTGGGTCCCATCTCGGAATACCGTCGTTTTTACCGTTACAATGGCTAGCAATTCCCGCATGGCGTTCGACGCACTTTTTTCCTGCCAGAAACTCAATAGCCCACTCAGAAAAATGATAGCGAAAATGATACCAGCATCCGTCGTATCACCCAGGCTCCATGAAAGCACCGAAGCCCCCAACAGAATCAGCGAGATCGGGCTTTTGAATTGACGCAGCAGTAAGCCAATGGCCGATACCTGACTTTTCGTTTGGAGTTGGTTCGAACCCGTTTTCTGGCGAATCGGCTCAACTTGCTCCGTTTGCAACCCTGACTCTGTTGTCTGTAACTTAGCTAGCAAGGTATTAGGTCGCATGGCCCAATACGTTTCCAGTTGGGTGACTTCGATCGGTAATGTATCGACGCTGGTCATTTGTTCAATCAATCGGTTCGTAAACTAATAACCAGTCCAGGAAACCCGGACTGGTTCATTTAAACTCACGTTCCTCCATCTACGCACCTGTTGTGCAATTCATTATCAGTCTCAGGTCTTTTGGCATAGTATCATTCACTCATTTTGACTAAACAACGGCCAATAACGGGATGTCTGTCAGTCGAGCTATCCGCTGCGTTTCGCCTTCCGAGAATAATTTCTGGAACCAGTTTCTATACTGAGGCAGCATCATAATCAGATCAGCTTTGTTCGTATGAGCAAACTGAAGTAATGTATCGTATAGCTCATCGCCGGTCACAATACTCAACGTATGGGGTTGAGGAATCAACAATCGCCGGATATTTTCCGCTCGCTCTTTTAGCTCCTCATCAGCAGGAAACTCGCTAACGCATAGCACGTTAATAACACAACCAAACGTTCGGGTTAGTGTAAGTGCGGTTTCCATAGCCACTGAATCAGGTGGCTGGTTCAGATCGATACAAAGGACAATGTTTTTAAGTTGGGCGTAACCAACTCCTGGCGGAATCAGCAAAAGTGGCACGTTCGTTTCGGACACCATACCGGTGGCAATGCTCCCCATTAACTGGGCACTGGCAGGTGCCGTTCCTACAGTCGACATGACTAATAAATCGGCGTGTACAGTTTTTGTTGCCTCACGAATGGCATTCATCGTATGTCCCTCCCGCACGATACACTGTATCGGTTTATCAGGATGAACTTTGTTCTGAATCTCATTAGCCAGATGATTCAAGGCCTTTTCATTGCTCTCCTGCATTGCCTTGATTGATAAAGGGAAGTCGCCTTCTTTAGCAGGATTATCAGGCCAGAGATGAAACGCATGAAATAGAATGAGTTGAGCTTTATTCTCTTTGGCCAAATTGGCCGCGAAATAAGCCGCCTGTTTGGCATTAGCTGAAAAATCGGTGGCAAGAAGAATGGTTTTCATAAAGCAGCTAGCTATAGATTTTTGAAAATCGGAGTAATCGCGAAGGACTTTTTTAGGCGCTATCGCAACAAGTTGACAGGTCAAAAATACACGGCTAGTAAAAGTCTGGGGCTGAGTTGCCTTAGGGGAGCGGGTGATTCTAGTCAGCCAACTGCCTGTGTCGACAACGTTATCTTAACTGAAAGCAAAGCCATTGCAAGCGTTACGAGTAAGACGCTAGAGGCAGATAATCAAAGACTCATAGAATTACCAAGAAGAGATTCACAAAACTTTAGTTTACAA
Proteins encoded in this region:
- a CDS encoding universal stress protein, whose product is MYTILLLTDFSAASRHAIAYTQALFGDTAVDFCLLHVCPLEPEMEFAGATLLAERWQTAEASLNHLQQELAQAPEPIYHTYRTLLRMGEPTGVVNQLLAKETTKFDLVVLGATGSGWSELLGSVATEMVREAKTNVLVVPDDAPIRPVDRLVLATDYRSIVDVQSLRLLSELANRKAAWLTLLTIENPLGTKAPASELSRQYVLRALESVLTDTYTIHDDNVLHGIDAYVKTHTVDLLVMLPHHKSFFDVLLHKSVSRSVAFHPSVPLLSLYDINHQSISLNESSALDKIPFATFL
- the adhP gene encoding alcohol dehydrogenase AdhP; the encoded protein is MIPSTMKAAVARSYGQPLQIEEVPVPTVTPGRILVKVAACGVCHTDLHAINGDWPVKANLPLIPGHEGVGTVVAIGEGVTHVQVGDRVGVPWLYTACGHCEHCHTGWETLCESQQNTGYSVQGSYAEYVLADPNYVGHLPDSLSFEEAAPILCAGVTVYKGLKETEVKPGQWVVISGIGGLGHMAIQYAKAMGMKVAAVDIQDDKLALAKSVGADLLINAATEDPVVAIQQRIKGAHGVLVTAVSRSAFAQGVGMLRRHGTMALVGLPPGDFDMNIFDLVLTRKTIRGSIVGTRQDLVESLALAADGKVKVHYHSDRLENINQVLADMTAGKIDGRVVLRISDTKEEHQTQLNYTLADVIA
- a CDS encoding response regulator; protein product: MNQTRILITDDDDDDRLFLRKAIERRIKEAIVYEALDGADALRQLATPLNRPNFDLVLLDINMPLMNGFEVLDQIRASPDLKYMPTVMLSTSNHPEQIHSAYKKGVNAYLKKPITYADYDALVVAIETCFLKVASE
- a CDS encoding acetate/propionate family kinase, which codes for MYFSALQTKRSPPDQWLYFLIMDEGFQKVTSLALILNSGSSSLKFAVYTPDEQLCLAGKLTRIGLPNGQFQVTDQSNQTHVSQHDLPDHATALTTLFNWLSTQTNVKLSAVGHRLVHGGSHRTPQRVTPELLTDLRLLIPLAPDHLPAEISLIETVSQLYPDLPQVVCFDTSFHRTMPDTATRLPLPRQLADEGLIRYGFHGLSYEYVVNQLAKEAGPVAAQGRVLIAHLGNGASMAAVYQGKSLDTTMGFTPTGGLMMGTRTGDLDPGVLLYLIRNRQMDASTLSHLLNDESGLQGVSGISSDMQELLQQESHNQAAAQAIDLFCYLARKQLGAMATVLNGVDTLIFTGGIGENAPAIRARICDQLDFLGIKINPERNTSSAAIISPEGHTPIVRVIPTNEEIIIARYTWQLLSLTNPTSLNSSLP
- the glgP gene encoding alpha-glucan family phosphorylase; the encoded protein is MDSTVAPFSRQIAYFSMEFAYVQALKTYSGGLGFLAGSHMRSAYELHQPIVAVGILWKYGYYDQVRKADQTMDVLFMEKHYSFLEPTNLKFQILVNHAPVWVTAYYLPPTVFETVPTYFLSTDLPENDYLAQTICHKLYDPNPETRIASSILLGIGGAKLLEQLHITPDVYHMNESHPLPLGFYLYNQLGSLEAVRERLVFTTHTPEEAGNPRTDIRLLDRMGFFDELPLETVRQLTGINDDLFNWALGALRMAGRANAVSKKHQQVSEQMWQGVSAICPILAITNAQNQTFWGDPALNQAAATNDDTTLQTRKRINKKALFELVANQTGDLFKPEVFTLVWARRFAGYKRADLLLTDLARFDRLLTNSRYPLQIIWAGKPYPFDYSSIGTFDRLVHVSKQYANCAVLIGYELYLSKLLKQGADLWLNTPRLTREASGTSGMTAAMNGAINCSTNDGWIPEFARNGQNSFVLPEADLSGPVHEQDAFDADNLYTLLETVILPMYYEQPQEWARLMANSIQDVVPYFDSNRMASDYYEKLYSLPQAIYSRGEAVAV
- the mgtA gene encoding magnesium-translocating P-type ATPase, coding for MTSVDTLPIEVTQLETYWAMRPNTLLAKLQTTESGLQTEQVEPIRQKTGSNQLQTKSQVSAIGLLLRQFKSPISLILLGASVLSWSLGDTTDAGIIFAIIFLSGLLSFWQEKSASNAMRELLAIVTVKTTVFRDGTQIDIPVEELVPGDVVSLRAGDLIPADCYLLNANELFVNEAALTGETYPVDKHPDVLTADLPIAKRHNALFMGSHVVSGSGRAVIVQTGQQTELGHIAQRISSMPPETDFERGIRQFGYLLMEITLLLVILIFAINVGLHKPVLNAFLFSLAIAVGLTPQLLPAIISINLAKGASRMAKQQVIVKRLSSIENIGSMNVLCSDKTGTLTEGHVRVDRIIDSKGHPSTRAQLMASINAQLQQGFRNPIDEAILAFNQTDVSLYARVDEIPYDFIRKRLTILTEIEGQTVMTTKGALQNILDVCQFVDAGAGSIVPLADCLAAIEALYEQLSGQGFRTLGLATKLTNGKRDIEKRDEVGMTFLGFITLVDPPKVGIAQTLTDLKRLGIQLKMITGDNGLVAKCVARQMGIDCPEVLTGSSLQQLSTEALRKKVTDVHVFAEVEPNQKESIILALQKSGYVVGYMGDGINDASALHAADVGISVDSAVDVAKESADIVLLQQNLNVLIDGIREGRRTFANTMKYIFMATSANFGNMFSMAGASLFLPFLPLLPTQILLTNLLTDLPEMTIGSDHVDAEGVRKPTQWDLGFIRRFMISFGLLSSLFDYISFGVLIWLFKTNESLFQTGWFVESVLSASTIVLVVRTRRAFYRAKPGKWLAIATGFVAIVVVLLPLTSLGRLFGFSPLPIPLYGAVLGIVGVYVVSAELLKHWFYRHFSARQNRQHQS
- a CDS encoding universal stress protein yields the protein MKTILLATDFSANAKQAAYFAANLAKENKAQLILFHAFHLWPDNPAKEGDFPLSIKAMQESNEKALNHLANEIQNKVHPDKPIQCIVREGHTMNAIREATKTVHADLLVMSTVGTAPASAQLMGSIATGMVSETNVPLLLIPPGVGYAQLKNIVLCIDLNQPPDSVAMETALTLTRTFGCVINVLCVSEFPADEELKERAENIRRLLIPQPHTLSIVTGDELYDTLLQFAHTNKADLIMMLPQYRNWFQKLFSEGETQRIARLTDIPLLAVV